In one Flammeovirga yaeyamensis genomic region, the following are encoded:
- a CDS encoding 3-oxoacyl-ACP synthase III family protein, whose translation MRKSKILGSGIFVPKRTISNQYFDEALGENVSDWLENNAQIYQRHWCEEDESVLDLCVQASKTALENAAVSVEEIDLIIVATDTPEYISPSTSTKLQDLLQAKNAAAFDVNSACAGFITALDIANKYIASDKKYNKVLVLGAYAMSKYLNKTDKKTVTLFADGAGAFIMGHTTDENEGYLTSNLISHGQYADWMGIYAGASHQPTTREVIENGDHQLKFIKRFPGDLNHTMWAKMARDLCEEINISPSEVDHYFFTQLNINSIIETMKLLDQPMEKTTTVMHQNGYTGSACIPMAFDEAIQKKKVKKGDLVFLIGSGGGLTFGSIAYQL comes from the coding sequence ATGAGAAAATCAAAAATTTTAGGTTCAGGCATATTTGTCCCCAAACGAACCATAAGTAATCAATATTTTGATGAAGCATTAGGCGAAAACGTCAGTGATTGGTTAGAGAATAACGCTCAAATTTATCAAAGACACTGGTGTGAAGAAGATGAGTCCGTTTTAGACCTTTGTGTTCAAGCATCAAAAACGGCTTTAGAAAATGCGGCAGTTTCGGTAGAGGAAATCGATTTGATTATTGTCGCAACAGATACGCCAGAATATATTTCTCCTTCCACTTCCACTAAACTTCAAGATCTACTTCAAGCAAAAAATGCCGCTGCTTTTGATGTCAACTCTGCTTGTGCAGGCTTTATTACGGCTTTAGATATAGCCAATAAATACATCGCCTCCGATAAGAAATACAACAAGGTGTTGGTATTGGGTGCTTATGCGATGAGTAAATATTTGAACAAAACCGATAAGAAAACGGTCACACTTTTTGCTGATGGGGCAGGGGCGTTTATCATGGGACACACCACAGACGAGAATGAAGGGTATTTAACAAGTAATTTGATTTCACATGGACAGTATGCCGATTGGATGGGTATTTACGCAGGGGCTTCTCATCAACCGACTACCCGAGAAGTGATTGAAAATGGAGATCATCAACTCAAGTTTATCAAAAGGTTTCCAGGAGATTTGAATCATACAATGTGGGCGAAAATGGCACGAGATCTTTGTGAGGAAATCAATATATCTCCTTCGGAGGTCGATCATTATTTCTTCACCCAACTGAATATCAATAGCATTATTGAGACGATGAAATTATTGGATCAACCTATGGAGAAAACCACTACGGTAATGCATCAAAATGGCTACACGGGATCGGCTTGTATTCCAATGGCTTTTGACGAGGCCATTCAAAAG
- the fabG gene encoding 3-oxoacyl-[acyl-carrier-protein] reductase, with amino-acid sequence MNKLNNMVAVITGGAAGIGKTTSLLFAKEGAQVIIWDLNQEKAEETIQMISETGGRAHFMKVDTSDFSLVEKAVDYLINEFGKIDILVNNAGITRDASLKKMTIEQWQQVIDVNLTGVFNCTKHIADQMLKQESGRIINTSSVVGLYGNFGQTNYVAAKSGVIGMTKVWARELGRKGINVNAVAPGFIATEMTQKVPEEVLKGIESKIPLGKMGKPEDIAKAYLFLSSDDSNYVNGTVLSVDGGMVV; translated from the coding sequence ATGAATAAATTAAACAATATGGTCGCTGTAATTACAGGGGGTGCCGCAGGCATAGGTAAAACCACCAGTCTACTTTTTGCAAAAGAAGGGGCACAGGTAATTATTTGGGATCTTAATCAAGAAAAAGCAGAGGAAACCATACAAATGATTAGTGAAACAGGAGGGCGTGCTCATTTTATGAAAGTAGATACCTCAGACTTTTCGTTGGTTGAAAAAGCCGTGGACTATCTTATCAATGAATTTGGGAAAATTGATATCCTTGTTAACAATGCAGGAATAACAAGAGATGCTTCCCTTAAAAAAATGACGATTGAACAATGGCAGCAAGTCATTGATGTCAACCTCACAGGTGTTTTCAATTGTACTAAACACATTGCCGATCAGATGCTGAAACAAGAGAGTGGTCGTATTATTAATACGTCTTCAGTGGTTGGATTATACGGTAATTTTGGACAGACCAATTATGTTGCAGCCAAATCGGGTGTTATTGGTATGACCAAAGTGTGGGCGAGAGAATTAGGACGAAAAGGAATTAATGTAAATGCGGTTGCCCCTGGCTTTATTGCCACAGAGATGACTCAAAAAGTACCTGAAGAAGTATTAAAAGGTATTGAATCTAAAATTCCTTTGGGTAAGATGGGCAAGCCAGAAGACATTGCTAAAGCTTACTTATTCTTGTCGTCTGATGACTCGAATTATGTAAACGGAACAGTATTGAGTGTAGACGGCGGCATGGTGGTTTAA
- a CDS encoding TonB-dependent receptor, giving the protein MKNLLLSLICMLLFAFQSHAQTGLTIKGKIEDSNGGALIGATVKVVGTKLITVTKTDGMFQLAGVPKGEQTIEVSYIGFETQTTKLTVGDQSISDISITMVEASTMIDEVVISGSRKAEKLTETPATIEVINAETISQMPSMTAGELLSRQKGVDYFRAGVVGHGINVRGFNSNFNAKNLQMTDGRLSTLIATGLPLGPMNTTVKEDIEQVELVLGPNAALFGPNAHNGLLNTITKDPRKHEGTTIAMNVGNQSMFSTRLRHAEKVSDKFAYKVTAEYSRGEEFEYVDSVYLTPTNPVEELDLDRNFEFLRGEASVIYSPIDDMDLSLNYGGSNSTYLAPTNVGRNQIVDWQVHYLQAKLNYKGFFAQVYHTISKTDKTYSISDYTKGYYAGVGAGLSEDEARKAAFESAKFIDDSKRWNAEVQYNKEIGLFNFVVGGQWQRDMANSHGTYLLDKDENDYITIDQTGVYGQAEMKLPTGTKFVAAVRADNHQVYGFNVLPKAAVVQTFGKNSVRLTYGQGIAAPTILNMYGDLFGGLILGNAEGFTMEDGSMVEKQKVERLQTIELGYKGQPIKNKLFIDANAYYNMSENFLSPVTNIGVASKRGNEPIENVQSAYDAWQGLVFTYVNFGQFDTYGFDLGVNYYFSDKLSATLNYSYFGYEIDENNIEENDFNKDGVVNSLDLLINAPTNKASMGINYHGKKFFGTVFSRWVQEYDYFSSYQIAAKTQDLVYRGVPVVENARSANAFNYGPLGGFITFDISAGYKINDHLTVAGMVTNLFNTEMREFTAAPPTGRLFSLEVKYNIPGFIGKNN; this is encoded by the coding sequence ATGAAAAATCTATTACTCTCTTTGATCTGCATGCTTTTGTTTGCATTTCAATCTCATGCTCAAACTGGTTTAACTATTAAAGGTAAAATTGAAGACTCCAATGGAGGAGCTTTAATTGGTGCCACTGTAAAAGTGGTTGGAACAAAATTGATTACAGTAACAAAAACAGATGGTATGTTTCAGTTAGCTGGCGTTCCAAAAGGTGAACAGACTATAGAAGTTTCTTATATAGGTTTTGAAACACAAACCACTAAATTGACCGTTGGAGATCAGTCTATTTCTGATATTAGTATTACTATGGTTGAAGCAAGTACTATGATTGATGAAGTGGTGATTTCTGGCTCTAGAAAGGCGGAAAAACTAACAGAAACACCTGCCACTATTGAGGTAATTAATGCAGAAACCATCTCTCAAATGCCATCGATGACGGCAGGAGAATTACTTTCGAGACAAAAAGGGGTAGATTATTTTAGAGCGGGTGTTGTTGGTCATGGTATTAATGTGAGAGGTTTTAACAGTAACTTCAATGCTAAGAATTTACAGATGACTGATGGTAGATTATCGACATTAATTGCTACAGGCTTGCCATTGGGACCAATGAATACGACCGTAAAGGAAGATATCGAACAAGTAGAATTGGTATTAGGTCCTAATGCGGCTTTGTTCGGTCCGAATGCGCACAACGGTTTATTAAACACCATCACTAAAGATCCACGTAAACACGAAGGAACAACTATTGCCATGAACGTGGGTAACCAAAGTATGTTCTCTACCAGATTAAGACACGCAGAAAAGGTAAGCGATAAATTTGCTTATAAAGTGACGGCAGAATACTCAAGAGGAGAAGAGTTTGAATATGTGGATTCGGTGTACCTAACACCTACGAATCCTGTAGAAGAATTGGACTTGGATAGAAACTTCGAGTTCTTGAGAGGAGAAGCTTCAGTGATCTATTCACCTATTGATGATATGGATTTATCGTTAAATTATGGAGGTAGTAACAGTACCTATTTAGCCCCAACCAATGTGGGTAGAAATCAGATAGTCGATTGGCAAGTACACTATTTACAAGCCAAATTAAATTATAAAGGATTCTTTGCTCAAGTATATCATACGATATCAAAAACAGATAAAACTTATTCTATTTCAGATTATACTAAAGGGTATTATGCAGGTGTTGGTGCAGGTTTATCTGAAGATGAAGCAAGAAAAGCAGCTTTCGAAAGTGCTAAATTTATTGATGATTCTAAACGTTGGAATGCAGAAGTGCAATACAATAAAGAAATCGGATTGTTTAACTTTGTGGTAGGTGGTCAATGGCAAAGAGACATGGCCAATTCTCATGGCACATATTTATTGGATAAAGACGAAAATGATTACATCACTATCGATCAAACAGGGGTGTATGGTCAAGCAGAAATGAAACTGCCAACAGGTACTAAATTTGTAGCTGCAGTGAGAGCAGATAATCACCAAGTATATGGTTTTAACGTACTTCCTAAGGCAGCTGTGGTGCAGACATTTGGTAAAAACTCAGTGCGTTTAACTTACGGTCAAGGTATTGCAGCACCAACAATTCTAAACATGTATGGTGATTTATTCGGTGGACTAATTTTAGGTAATGCTGAAGGATTTACTATGGAAGACGGAAGCATGGTCGAAAAACAAAAAGTAGAACGTTTACAGACAATAGAGTTAGGTTACAAAGGCCAGCCAATCAAGAATAAATTATTTATTGATGCCAACGCTTACTACAATATGTCGGAGAATTTCTTGAGCCCAGTAACAAATATTGGTGTAGCATCAAAAAGAGGAAATGAACCTATCGAGAACGTACAATCGGCTTATGATGCTTGGCAGGGTTTGGTATTTACTTACGTGAACTTCGGTCAGTTTGATACTTATGGATTCGATTTAGGAGTAAACTATTACTTCAGCGATAAATTGAGTGCTACTTTAAACTATTCATACTTTGGATATGAAATCGATGAAAACAACATCGAAGAAAACGATTTTAATAAGGATGGCGTAGTGAATTCATTGGACTTATTGATTAATGCTCCTACTAATAAAGCATCGATGGGCATCAATTATCATGGTAAGAAATTCTTCGGTACAGTATTCTCACGTTGGGTACAGGAATACGATTACTTCTCGAGTTATCAGATTGCAGCCAAAACACAAGATTTAGTGTATAGAGGGGTGCCAGTAGTTGAAAATGCAAGAAGCGCGAATGCTTTTAACTATGGTCCACTAGGCGGATTTATCACATTCGATATTTCAGCAGGATATAAAATAAACGACCACTTAACAGTCGCTGGAATGGTAACGAACCTTTTCAATACGGAAATGAGAGAATTTACAGCAGCACCTCCAACAGGTAGATTATTCTCTTTAGAAGTAAAGTATAACATCCCAGGGTTCATTGGAAAAAACAACTAG